A DNA window from Aspergillus nidulans FGSC A4 chromosome V contains the following coding sequences:
- a CDS encoding putative choline sulfatase (transcript_id=CADANIAT00003640): MAARKPNILYIMADQMAAPLLAFHDKDSPIKTPNLNKLAEEGVVFDSAYCNSPLCAPSRFVMVTGQLPSKIGAYDNAADLPADIPTYAHYLRREGYHTALAGKMHFCGPDQLHGYEQRLTSDIYPGDYGWSVNWDEPDVRLDYYHNMSSVMDAGPVVRTNQLDFDEEVIYKSKQYLYDHVRQRTDQPFCLTVSMTHPHDPYAMTKEFWDLYEDVEIPLPKHAAIPHDQQDPHSQRILKCIDLWGKELPEERIKAARRAYYAACTYVDTNVGKLLKVLDETGLRDDTIIVFTGDHGDMLGERGLWYKMAWFENSARVPFIVNAPNRFAPARISQNVSTMDILPTFAELVGAPLVKELPLDGVSLVPYLTGEDGVKTDTVLGEYMGEGTQSPVVMIRRGRWKFVYSLIDPPMLFDVQNDPLEKVNLVAGLPDPSMAAAADAKAAAATAFNKAAPATLPTPAESPRATPLAHRNAAQDYPFPSPTPPRTPSPGKPSNVTVPETTDPSKLLAYFTEEVHSLWDLESIRQDVLRSQRRRRLVYSALIKGTPHFWDWEYRVDPSTQYVRNQGKGVLDDVEFISRWPRVLQQAAQAQGVKV; encoded by the exons TGAACAAACTGGCAGAAGAGGGCGTTGTCTTCGACTCGGCGTACTGCAACTCGCCACTATGCGCGCCTTCCCGGTTCGTCATGGTGACCGGTCAGTTACCGTCCAAGATCGGTGCATACGATAACGCCGCCGACCTGCCCGCCGATATTCCCACGTACGCTCATTACTTGCGCCGCGAAGGTTACCACACTGCACTTGCTGGCAAGATGCATTTCTGTGGTCCTGACCAGCTTCACGGCTATGAGCAGCGCCTGACTTCAGATATCTACCCCGGTGATTATGGCTGGTCAGTCAACTGGGACGAGCCG GATGTGCGTCTCGATTACTACCATAACATGTCCTCGGTCATGGATGCCGGCCCCGTTGTGCGCACCAACCAGCTCGACTTTGACGAGGAGGTCATCTATAAGTCCAAGCAGTACCTCTACGACCATGTGCGCCAACGCACCGACCAGCCCTTCTGCTTGACTGTCTCCATGACCCACCCTCATGATCCTTATGCTATGACTAAGGAGTTCTGGGACCTGtacgaggatgttgagatccCGCTGCCCAAGCACGCAGCCATCCCTCATGACCAGCAGGACCCTCACTcccagcgcatcctcaagTGCATCGACCTGTGGGGTAAGGAGCTGCCAGAGGAGCGCATCAAGGCCGCGCGCCGCGCTTACTACGCGGCCTGCACGTACGTTGACACCAATGTCGGCAAGCTCCTCAAGGTGCTCGACGAGACCGGTTTGCGCGACGacaccatcatcgtcttcacTGGCGATCACGGTGACATGCTTGGCGAACGCGGTCTTTGGTATAAGATGGCCTGGTTCGAGAACTCGGCTCGCGTGCCTTTCATCGTCAACGCCCCCAACCGGTTTGCTCCGGCCCGCATCTCGCAGAACGTCTCGACCATGGATATCCTGCCGACCTTTGCCGAACTAGTTGGTGCGCCGCTAGTCAAGGAACTTCCCCTGGACGGAGTCTCCTTGGTACCGTACCTGACCGGTGAAGACGGCGTGAAGACCGACACCGTGCTGGGCGAGTACATGGGTGAGGGCACTCAATCCCCCGTCGTGATGatccgccgcggccgctgGAAGTTCGTCTACTCCCTCATCGACCCGCCTATGCTCTTCGACGTCCAGAACGACCCGCTGGAAAAGGTCAATCTCGTTGCCGGCCTCCCTGACCCGTCAATGGCAGCCGCAGCGGAcgccaaagcagcagcagccactgcTTTCAACAAAGCTGCACCCGCAACGCTCCCAACCCCTGCTGAATCTCCGCGCGCAACACCCCTTGCCCACCGCAATGCGGCTCAGGACTACCCCTTCCCGAGCCCAACACCCCCGCGCACCCCTAGCCCAGGCAAGCCATCCAATGTCACCGTCCCCGAGACCACGGACCCATCCAAGCTCCTCGCCTACTTCACGGAGGAGGTTCACTCTCTCTGGGATTTGGAGAGCATTCGGCAGGATGTCTTGCGCTCGCAGCGCCGCCGGCGCCTCGTCTACTCTGCGCTAATCAAGGGCACCCCTCActtctgggactgggagtacCGCGTTGACCCTAGCACCCAATATGTCCGCAACCAGGGCAAGGGCGTGCTAGATGATGTGGAATTCATCTCGCGCTGGCCGAGAGTCCTGCAACAGgctgctcaggctcaggGCGTGAAGGTTTAA